A genome region from Neptunomonas japonica JAMM 1380 includes the following:
- a CDS encoding site-2 protease family protein, with the protein MAGWQALYWDNQLVSQHNASADPTSKPTHHFSLQADQTQIHCKLSVDLNWQPFTLQYQLHINDDLISQSALNEKDIERQEVLQRPKAPNKISLIGLGSLALKLFKSAKVIKVLFAAGSLAAYAWLFSIQFAIALILCLVFHEYGHIRAMKHFGLKTKGIYLIPFVGGLALSDDKINTRWQDVYISIMGPFFGFILSCACLLIFWITGIELFAGLAVFNALLNLFNLLPVLPLDGGHILKSIAFSMNSVVGLVACVLGAIGGILASYYFGMALLGFLLAIGSIEIMFEWKRRHHSELLPLDRYGQLVSGVWYFLTLGGLSAIIWIVGQGENQALAIPLKILGS; encoded by the coding sequence ATGGCTGGCTGGCAAGCATTATATTGGGATAACCAGCTTGTTTCTCAGCACAATGCCAGTGCTGACCCTACATCAAAACCTACTCATCATTTTTCCTTACAAGCAGATCAAACACAAATCCATTGCAAGCTCAGTGTCGATCTCAACTGGCAACCATTTACACTGCAATACCAGTTACATATTAATGATGACTTGATTAGCCAATCAGCACTTAATGAAAAAGATATTGAGCGCCAAGAAGTACTGCAACGCCCTAAAGCCCCTAACAAAATTAGCTTAATTGGCTTAGGTTCGCTAGCGCTTAAACTATTCAAAAGCGCGAAAGTAATAAAAGTACTCTTTGCAGCCGGTAGCTTAGCAGCCTATGCATGGCTCTTTTCAATTCAGTTTGCTATCGCATTAATTCTTTGTCTAGTCTTTCATGAATATGGCCATATTCGGGCTATGAAGCACTTTGGCCTGAAAACCAAAGGGATTTATCTCATTCCATTCGTGGGGGGATTAGCACTCTCCGATGATAAGATTAATACACGCTGGCAAGATGTTTACATCTCAATTATGGGGCCATTTTTTGGTTTCATCTTATCGTGCGCATGCCTACTTATCTTTTGGATTACTGGTATCGAACTGTTTGCAGGTCTTGCGGTTTTCAACGCGCTGCTCAATTTATTCAACCTCCTACCAGTATTACCGTTAGACGGAGGGCATATTTTAAAAAGCATTGCCTTCTCTATGAACTCGGTTGTCGGTTTAGTCGCTTGTGTATTAGGGGCAATAGGAGGCATCTTGGCCAGCTACTATTTTGGTATGGCACTACTGGGCTTCTTACTTGCTATCGGTAGTATCGAGATAATGTTTGAATGGAAGCGACGCCACCACAGTGAGCTCCTTCCATTAGACCGTTACGGACAGCTTGTCTCTGGTGTTTGGTATTTTTTAACCTTAGGTGGTTTAAGTGCCATTATCTGGATTGTAGGGCAAGGTGAAAACCAGGCGTTAGCAATACCACTTAAAATCTTAGGCAGCTGA
- a CDS encoding GFA family protein: protein MSEFNGVEGSCLCGGVHVQVVKVAEKIGACHCGMCRKWGGGPLLAVDCGTEVSFTGEENISTFSSSEWATRGFCKQCGTHLFYHLNANNQYIMPVGLLENTDELLFDHQIFIDKKPSYYSFSNKTADMTEAEVFAMYGA from the coding sequence ATGTCAGAATTTAATGGGGTAGAGGGTAGCTGCTTATGTGGGGGTGTGCATGTTCAGGTAGTTAAAGTAGCGGAGAAGATTGGTGCTTGTCACTGTGGCATGTGCCGAAAATGGGGCGGTGGACCTTTGCTTGCGGTTGATTGCGGTACTGAGGTGAGCTTTACAGGGGAAGAGAATATTTCTACCTTTAGTTCTTCCGAATGGGCTACACGAGGTTTTTGTAAGCAGTGCGGTACTCATCTGTTTTATCACCTCAATGCGAACAACCAATATATCATGCCAGTTGGACTGTTAGAAAATACGGATGAGTTGCTATTTGACCATCAGATCTTTATTGATAAGAAGCCGTCTTATTATAGTTTCTCTAATAAAACGGCTGATATGACGGAAGCAGAAGTCTTTGCTATGTATGGTGCTTAA
- a CDS encoding pseudouridine synthase — protein MRLTQFLVHAGVCSRRAAIKMIADGHVSIDGQVAVHPSTVTGDEEIIAGGEKATLPTQCCYVIYNKPVGIDCNCVADNPHSIINHVTLPTRLFPVGRIDKDSHGLMLLTNDGVLCQRLLSPDYSHPKTYLVTVEPHYQQPDIGDDFQQKMSQGIQLDNVLTRPCKLTLLSKNRFKITLTQGLNRQIRRMTRSLGYKVVDLQRVSIMNLSLQGLPLNQLRELTNEEAHELKTRLASPQ, from the coding sequence ATGCGCCTAACACAGTTTTTAGTACACGCTGGTGTTTGCTCACGGCGTGCTGCTATCAAAATGATTGCTGATGGCCATGTCAGTATTGACGGCCAAGTAGCCGTACACCCCTCAACCGTAACCGGTGATGAGGAGATTATCGCGGGTGGGGAAAAAGCCACACTACCTACGCAGTGCTGTTATGTGATTTATAATAAACCGGTGGGTATCGACTGTAACTGTGTCGCTGACAACCCCCACAGTATCATTAATCATGTAACACTACCCACACGCCTATTCCCGGTAGGGCGAATCGATAAAGACTCTCACGGTTTAATGCTACTCACTAATGATGGCGTTTTATGCCAACGTTTGTTGTCACCTGATTACTCACACCCTAAAACCTACCTAGTGACCGTTGAACCGCACTACCAACAACCCGATATTGGTGATGATTTTCAACAAAAGATGAGCCAAGGTATTCAACTTGATAACGTTTTAACACGGCCTTGCAAGCTAACACTACTCAGTAAGAATCGATTTAAAATCACACTAACACAAGGGCTAAACCGTCAAATCAGACGTATGACTCGCTCGCTCGGATACAAGGTTGTTGATTTGCAACGCGTCTCGATTATGAATCTATCACTGCAAGGCTTACCTCTTAATCAGCTTCGCGAGCTCACAAATGAAGAAGCTCATGAACTTAAAACACGCCTAGCAAGCCCTCAATAA
- a CDS encoding GNAT family N-acetyltransferase — MSVLSIRNATLDDAGVILQFVKELAAYEKAEHQVLATETSIRESIFSQDSATKALICETNNKPVGLAVYFLNYSTWLAKHGLYLEDLYVTPAARGTGAGKALLKHLAQIAVRKNCGRFEWSVLDWNEPAIKFYESLGAQPQNEWIGYRLTGQALLDLADS; from the coding sequence ATGTCAGTTTTATCGATTAGAAACGCTACTCTTGATGATGCAGGTGTTATTCTTCAGTTTGTTAAGGAGTTAGCGGCTTATGAAAAAGCAGAACATCAAGTATTGGCTACTGAGACGTCTATCAGGGAGTCGATTTTTTCACAAGACTCCGCAACGAAAGCACTTATCTGCGAAACCAATAATAAACCGGTCGGGCTGGCAGTTTATTTTTTGAATTACTCCACATGGCTGGCTAAACACGGTTTATATTTGGAAGACCTGTACGTTACGCCTGCTGCTCGTGGTACCGGCGCAGGTAAGGCGCTTCTGAAACATCTTGCACAAATAGCGGTACGCAAGAATTGCGGCCGGTTTGAATGGAGTGTGCTTGATTGGAATGAACCTGCGATCAAGTTTTATGAGTCCTTAGGTGCTCAGCCACAAAATGAATGGATTGGCTACCGGCTAACCGGACAGGCGTTGCTAGATTTAGCTGACTCATAA
- a CDS encoding DUF2956 domain-containing protein, which yields MSRQAKSTASDETKAEALKITRATQKQGQTKEQSKLIALGIQKGIDQYKKQQKSKARDLDRQKKKIKSINSSSNIDAPSENDTLQQAQPTAHTSKLPWILLLISWTIFAAYFWY from the coding sequence ATGAGTCGGCAAGCCAAGAGCACAGCCTCTGATGAAACCAAAGCAGAAGCACTGAAGATCACCCGCGCCACCCAAAAACAGGGACAAACCAAAGAGCAGAGCAAACTCATTGCCCTAGGTATTCAAAAAGGTATTGACCAGTACAAAAAACAGCAAAAATCTAAGGCACGAGATCTAGACCGTCAAAAGAAAAAGATAAAATCGATTAACTCATCCTCTAACATTGATGCGCCATCAGAGAATGACACTCTACAACAAGCGCAGCCAACAGCACACACAAGCAAACTACCCTGGATACTATTACTAATATCTTGGACAATATTTGCTGCTTATTTTTGGTACTAA
- a CDS encoding RNA recognition motif domain-containing protein, whose translation MKVLIRNLARSTTEAEVLALFEVHGAVQSCTLVMDEHNGKSKGFGFVEMPNPGDAKAAIKTLNGTKVDNNIIRVKKAEAK comes from the coding sequence ATGAAAGTATTAATACGTAACCTTGCACGTTCCACCACTGAAGCAGAAGTTTTAGCACTATTTGAGGTTCATGGCGCTGTTCAGTCCTGCACTCTTGTCATGGACGAGCATAACGGAAAATCAAAGGGGTTTGGTTTTGTTGAAATGCCAAACCCTGGGGATGCAAAAGCCGCCATTAAAACTCTCAATGGCACAAAAGTAGATAACAATATTATTCGTGTAAAAAAAGCTGAAGCTAAATAA
- a CDS encoding AAA family ATPase — MSDIKIDQPDTTVSVREAFGIDTDLRVPAFSERDDHVPEIDTAYQFNPEVTLAILAGFSRDRRVMVQGLHGTGKSTHIEQVAARLNWPCVRINLDGHISRLDLVGKDTIILRDGKQVTEFQEGIVPWALRRPTALIFDEFDAGRPDVMFVIQRILERDGKFTLLDQNEVIHPHKQFRLFATSNTIGLGNSTGLYHGTQMINQAQMDRWNIVTTLNYLPTDDEVKIIQARVPNFDNDAGLTLVKSMIAVADMTRNSFAAGDISTLMSPRTVISWAENIEIFRDPAVAFRLSFLNKCDEAERPMIAEFFQRCFDQELTESWAHKASGVMSSEQH, encoded by the coding sequence ATGTCTGATATTAAAATTGACCAGCCGGATACGACGGTTTCTGTTCGCGAGGCTTTTGGCATAGATACAGACCTTAGAGTCCCTGCGTTTAGTGAGCGGGATGACCATGTTCCAGAAATAGATACTGCGTACCAGTTTAACCCTGAAGTAACGTTAGCCATCTTGGCAGGGTTTAGCCGCGACCGCCGCGTTATGGTTCAAGGCTTACACGGCACAGGTAAATCTACTCATATAGAGCAAGTCGCTGCTCGTCTTAACTGGCCATGTGTACGCATCAACCTTGATGGACATATCAGCCGTCTTGATTTAGTCGGTAAAGACACCATCATTTTACGCGATGGCAAGCAGGTAACTGAGTTTCAGGAAGGTATCGTACCGTGGGCATTACGTCGCCCAACGGCATTGATTTTTGATGAATTCGACGCAGGCCGCCCTGACGTCATGTTTGTTATCCAGCGCATATTAGAGCGTGATGGTAAATTTACACTACTGGATCAGAACGAAGTGATCCACCCGCATAAGCAGTTCCGCTTATTTGCAACATCCAACACGATTGGTTTAGGTAATAGCACTGGCTTGTACCATGGTACTCAGATGATTAACCAAGCCCAGATGGATCGCTGGAATATCGTTACAACGCTTAACTACTTACCAACCGATGATGAAGTTAAAATTATACAAGCCCGAGTACCTAACTTTGATAATGACGCAGGCCTAACGTTAGTAAAATCCATGATTGCTGTTGCAGATATGACACGTAACAGCTTTGCTGCCGGCGATATTTCTACGCTAATGTCTCCGCGTACGGTTATTTCGTGGGCAGAAAACATCGAGATCTTCCGTGATCCTGCTGTTGCCTTTCGTTTATCATTCTTAAACAAGTGTGATGAAGCTGAACGGCCAATGATCGCTGAATTTTTCCAACGCTGTTTCGACCAAGAATTAACGGAATCTTGGGCTCATAAGGCGTCTGGAGTAATGAGCAGTGAGCAACACTAA
- a CDS encoding cobaltochelatase CobT-related protein, whose protein sequence is MSNTNSGYEAKRTAQQQPRHEKLQQMVEELCGVSVRGYSGVSGFKFRGHRPELNGRPSGIRASHLRTSLEKDDFQSFRGAADGIALRLKHCDIDLHRSLMPESDVGQMIFELLEQLRVEALVDSAHPGAKRNIEHRFESWCLQLHAANMTENNVGLMIYTVAQMVWTRLSGKPVIEVTEDLIEPHRMMLAPHVGAYLVGMRRNVHDQKVFADNALGVAQVVDELVGFLDENEKDSEEEDDAINNSFGLLLEAESESESEMPAGNGRTTHSQYRELLVQLNSYKIWSRDNDRTIHAEKLVASFIRTKLRAQLDERIRGQGVNVPRLARQLQMILSAPELDGWNFGEEEGYLDARRLTRLVTSPEYRQLFRKERYQPHSNCLVTFLLDNSGSMKQHIGSIAMLIEIMSKALELAGASTEILGFTTRSIQGGKTFKRWRSSANKEANPGRLAETEHIIYKDADTPFKRARQNIAAMMKPDIFKEGVDGEALLWAAERMAARPEERRILIVLSDGSPMESATAQNNVPDFMDNHLRQVATMLEARGDMELYALGFGLDLSTYYRNSLELDLPEVLENSVFKDIIKMLERRHR, encoded by the coding sequence GTGAGCAACACTAATAGCGGTTACGAAGCAAAACGAACCGCGCAGCAGCAACCGCGCCATGAAAAACTTCAGCAAATGGTTGAAGAGCTGTGCGGTGTCAGTGTGCGTGGTTACTCTGGTGTCAGTGGTTTTAAGTTTAGAGGCCACCGACCAGAGTTAAACGGCCGCCCCTCAGGCATCCGCGCATCACATCTGCGTACCAGTTTAGAAAAAGACGATTTTCAATCTTTTCGCGGTGCAGCCGACGGTATCGCTCTGCGCTTAAAGCATTGTGACATTGACCTTCATCGCAGCCTTATGCCTGAAAGTGATGTGGGCCAAATGATCTTTGAACTGCTCGAGCAGTTGCGTGTAGAAGCACTGGTTGATTCAGCTCACCCCGGCGCTAAACGTAACATCGAGCATCGTTTCGAGTCATGGTGTTTGCAGCTACACGCAGCCAATATGACTGAAAACAATGTGGGTCTAATGATCTACACGGTAGCCCAGATGGTGTGGACACGCCTCTCAGGAAAGCCTGTCATTGAAGTTACAGAAGACCTTATCGAACCGCACCGCATGATGCTTGCACCTCATGTTGGTGCTTACCTTGTTGGTATGCGTCGCAACGTCCACGACCAAAAAGTATTCGCCGATAACGCCTTAGGCGTAGCCCAAGTGGTTGATGAGTTGGTCGGTTTTTTGGATGAGAATGAAAAAGACAGCGAAGAGGAAGACGATGCAATTAATAACAGCTTCGGCCTACTGCTTGAAGCAGAAAGTGAATCTGAAAGTGAAATGCCTGCCGGTAATGGTCGCACAACACATTCACAATACCGCGAATTACTGGTTCAACTAAACAGCTATAAAATATGGTCGCGCGATAATGACCGAACTATACATGCTGAAAAACTTGTCGCATCCTTTATCAGAACAAAACTGCGTGCCCAACTGGATGAACGCATACGCGGCCAAGGAGTTAACGTTCCACGCTTAGCTCGACAATTACAGATGATATTATCTGCACCCGAACTAGATGGCTGGAACTTTGGTGAAGAAGAGGGTTATTTAGATGCTCGACGCTTAACGCGCCTAGTTACTTCTCCTGAATATCGCCAGCTATTTCGCAAAGAACGCTACCAACCCCATAGCAATTGCTTGGTTACTTTTTTATTAGATAACTCAGGCTCCATGAAGCAGCACATCGGCTCCATCGCTATGCTGATAGAGATTATGAGTAAAGCACTTGAGCTTGCAGGTGCTAGCACTGAAATTCTTGGCTTTACCACCCGCAGTATTCAAGGCGGGAAAACCTTTAAACGCTGGCGTTCATCTGCTAACAAGGAAGCAAACCCGGGTCGCTTGGCTGAGACAGAGCACATTATCTATAAAGATGCCGACACGCCATTTAAACGCGCGCGGCAAAATATAGCCGCCATGATGAAGCCGGATATCTTTAAAGAAGGTGTTGATGGAGAAGCGCTGCTTTGGGCCGCTGAGCGGATGGCTGCACGCCCAGAAGAGCGACGTATTCTCATTGTGCTATCAGATGGTTCGCCAATGGAATCAGCCACCGCGCAAAATAACGTGCCAGACTTTATGGACAACCACTTACGCCAAGTGGCTACTATGCTAGAAGCACGTGGTGATATGGAGTTATATGCACTGGGGTTTGGATTAGACCTAAGTACCTACTATCGCAACAGTTTGGAGCTAGATCTACCAGAGGTTTTAGAGAACTCGGTGTTTAAAGACATCATCAAGATGCTAGAACGTCGCCACCGCTAA